The Pseudomonas parafulva genome window below encodes:
- a CDS encoding DUF2892 domain-containing protein, which yields MFDIHSPAAEHDHNVTGWERVSSLAGGALMVSKGMRRGGLIGLLQVTVGGLALARGLKGQCQAKAWLQKQRADYRRLNAEIDRGAAELRALKDSAESATRTVTVTGKDPLSEV from the coding sequence ATGTTCGATATCCACTCACCCGCTGCCGAGCACGATCACAACGTCACAGGCTGGGAACGCGTCAGCTCGCTGGCCGGTGGTGCACTGATGGTCAGCAAAGGCATGCGCCGTGGTGGCCTGATCGGCCTGCTGCAGGTGACGGTTGGCGGCCTCGCGCTGGCCCGTGGGCTCAAAGGCCAGTGCCAGGCCAAGGCGTGGCTGCAGAAACAGCGCGCGGACTACCGTCGCCTGAACGCCGAAATCGATCGCGGCGCCGCCGAGCTCAGGGCACTCAAGGACAGCGCCGAATCGGCCACGCGCACAGTGACCGTGACCGGCAAGGATCCACTCAGCGAAGTCTGA
- a CDS encoding GntR family transcriptional regulator yields MNVSHDDHHAPTVGPDRKAVLADALRRRILSMELAPGAGVDELALCEEFGLSRPPVRELLRQIAAEGYIELEANRAPRVAAMNHDSLHSFFLAAPLIYIATTQLAATHARAEEIDELKGIQALFRAAIEQQDVENRVLYNDAFHLQIGKMAHNDYLMPSLRRLLIDHTRLGKIFYRHPTTDDMQRDLELACVQHDQMIEAIEGRDPQTAGELVREHFELSRRRMAEYAAPQGMEVALAL; encoded by the coding sequence ATGAACGTCAGTCACGATGACCACCACGCCCCCACAGTCGGGCCTGATCGCAAGGCGGTGCTGGCCGATGCCCTGCGCCGACGCATTCTGAGCATGGAGCTGGCGCCCGGTGCCGGAGTAGACGAGCTGGCACTGTGCGAAGAATTCGGTTTGTCGCGACCGCCAGTGCGTGAACTGCTGCGTCAGATCGCTGCCGAGGGCTACATCGAACTGGAAGCCAATCGCGCCCCGCGCGTTGCGGCGATGAACCATGACTCTCTGCACAGCTTTTTCCTGGCTGCGCCGCTGATCTACATCGCCACCACGCAACTGGCGGCGACCCATGCCCGTGCCGAAGAAATCGACGAGCTCAAGGGAATACAGGCGCTGTTTCGTGCGGCGATCGAGCAACAGGATGTGGAGAACCGCGTGCTGTACAACGACGCTTTCCACCTGCAGATCGGCAAGATGGCGCACAACGACTACCTGATGCCCAGCCTGCGACGGCTGCTGATCGACCACACCCGCCTGGGCAAGATTTTCTACCGTCACCCGACCACCGATGACATGCAGCGCGACCTGGAGCTGGCCTGCGTGCAGCACGATCAGATGATCGAAGCGATCGAGGGTCGCGATCCACAGACGGCTGGGGAGCTGGTGCGCGAGCACTTCGAGCTGTCCCGGCGCCGCATGGCCGAATACGCGGCACCCCAGGGAATGGAAGTGGCATTGGCCTTGTAG
- a CDS encoding GlxA family transcriptional regulator, translating to MAKRTFGSALHGPNSRFIPADLETGGPGLNVGFLLLEHFSLLAFTQALDALVTANLIQPGAFSHSTCSLDSAALTSDLAILIGPSASLSECVAQPLDLLVICGGLRTPLTLPEDLATSLQELARRKVALAGLWNGAWFLGRAGLLDGYRCAVHPEHRAALAELARHGQVSSEAYCIDRDRLSAASPAGALSMMLEWIGQRRGPALAEGITAILAFESSRYRRTTPAAQANISEPLREAITLMSANLEEPLSQDQLAAYVGRSKRQIGRLFQRQLNTTPVRYYLELRITESRRLLQHSDLPIMEVAVACGFVSASHFSKCYRSFFGYGPSREKRQGCVKGGRRPASHAH from the coding sequence ATTGCCAAGAGAACGTTCGGTTCGGCCCTGCATGGCCCCAATTCCCGCTTCATTCCTGCCGACCTGGAGACTGGCGGCCCTGGCCTGAACGTAGGCTTCCTGCTGCTGGAGCACTTTTCCCTGTTGGCCTTCACCCAGGCGCTGGACGCACTGGTCACCGCCAACCTGATCCAGCCCGGCGCCTTCAGCCACAGCACCTGCAGCCTGGATAGCGCAGCACTGACCAGTGACCTGGCCATCCTGATCGGCCCTAGCGCAAGCCTGAGCGAATGCGTGGCCCAGCCCTTGGACCTGCTGGTGATCTGTGGCGGGCTACGGACCCCGTTGACGTTGCCCGAGGATCTGGCGACCAGCTTGCAGGAACTGGCCCGCCGAAAGGTGGCTCTGGCCGGCCTGTGGAACGGTGCCTGGTTCCTCGGCCGGGCTGGGCTGCTCGACGGCTATCGATGTGCGGTACACCCAGAACATCGCGCGGCGCTCGCCGAACTTGCGCGCCATGGACAAGTGAGCAGCGAGGCCTACTGCATTGATCGCGACCGGCTCAGCGCGGCCAGTCCGGCGGGTGCGTTGAGCATGATGCTGGAGTGGATCGGCCAGCGCCGGGGCCCTGCCCTGGCCGAAGGCATCACAGCCATTCTTGCCTTCGAGTCCTCGCGCTACCGACGCACGACTCCGGCTGCGCAAGCCAACATCAGCGAGCCGCTGCGCGAAGCGATCACCCTGATGAGCGCCAATCTCGAGGAGCCGCTCAGCCAGGACCAGCTCGCGGCATACGTCGGACGCTCCAAACGTCAGATTGGTCGGCTGTTTCAGCGTCAACTCAACACCACACCGGTGCGCTACTACCTGGAGCTGCGGATCACCGAAAGCAGGCGCCTGCTGCAACATTCGGATCTGCCGATCATGGAAGTCGCCGTCGCCTGCGGCTTCGTCTCGGCCAGCCACTTCAGCAAGTGCTATCGATCGTTCTTTGGCTATGGGCCTTCTCGGGAAAAACGCCAGGGCTGCGTCAAGGGCGGCCGACGCCCTGCGAGCCACGCTCACTGA
- a CDS encoding NAD(P)/FAD-dependent oxidoreductase, protein MTKITSLPADDSTCGWYHLSQGRRVAPAHSGHSQARWVVVGAGFTGLAAARQLAVHFPDDQVVLIEAQEVGYGASGRNAGFAIDLPHDIGAEDYIGDIAIARKTLKLNLSGQSFLKELVERYAIECQMTHCGKYQAAVEPRGIAVLEAYRRGLDRLDQPYQMLEAGELPEHIGTDFYRQALFTPGTSLIQPSALVKGLADNLPANVTLYEHTPITDVQYGAKTVLSHARGSITADQLVLTTNAFGMNFGFLKGRMLPVFTYASLTRPMTAQEQASLGGKPYWGLIPADPFGTTVRRTPDNRLLIRNSFSFNPDGRANARYLARVAQRHRQSFARRFPMLPALPFEYTWGGALAMSRNHMGHFGKLAPNVYGALGCNGLGVTRGTATGKLLGDWLAGQRNELIQFVLDTPGPSANPPAPLVSLGLNFNLKWGQYRAGQES, encoded by the coding sequence ATGACAAAGATCACCTCGTTGCCCGCCGACGACAGCACCTGTGGCTGGTATCACCTCAGCCAAGGCCGCCGCGTCGCGCCTGCCCACAGCGGCCATAGTCAGGCGCGGTGGGTCGTGGTCGGCGCCGGTTTTACCGGGCTTGCCGCCGCGCGTCAGTTGGCTGTGCATTTTCCTGACGATCAGGTGGTGCTGATCGAAGCCCAGGAGGTCGGCTATGGCGCATCCGGGCGCAACGCGGGCTTCGCCATCGACTTGCCCCATGACATCGGCGCTGAAGACTACATCGGTGATATCGCCATCGCCCGCAAGACGCTCAAGCTCAACCTCAGCGGCCAGTCGTTTCTCAAGGAACTGGTCGAGCGCTACGCCATCGAGTGCCAGATGACGCATTGCGGCAAGTACCAGGCCGCTGTCGAGCCACGCGGCATTGCCGTGCTCGAGGCTTACCGCCGCGGCCTGGACCGGCTCGATCAGCCTTATCAGATGCTCGAGGCCGGCGAACTGCCGGAGCACATCGGGACCGATTTTTACCGCCAGGCGCTGTTCACCCCCGGCACGTCCTTGATCCAGCCCTCGGCGCTGGTCAAGGGGCTGGCCGATAACTTGCCGGCCAACGTGACACTTTACGAGCATACGCCGATCACCGACGTGCAGTACGGCGCCAAGACGGTGCTCTCCCATGCGCGAGGGTCGATCACGGCCGATCAGTTGGTGCTCACCACCAACGCCTTTGGTATGAACTTCGGATTTCTCAAAGGCCGCATGCTGCCGGTCTTCACCTACGCCAGCCTGACTCGGCCGATGACGGCGCAAGAGCAGGCGAGCCTGGGCGGCAAGCCCTACTGGGGGCTGATTCCGGCCGATCCTTTCGGCACCACGGTGCGCCGCACGCCGGATAACCGGTTGCTGATCCGCAACAGTTTCAGCTTCAACCCGGACGGTCGGGCCAACGCCAGATACCTCGCCCGGGTCGCCCAGCGGCATCGCCAATCCTTTGCCCGGCGATTTCCGATGTTGCCGGCGCTGCCGTTCGAATACACCTGGGGTGGCGCATTGGCGATGTCGCGCAATCACATGGGGCATTTCGGCAAGTTGGCGCCCAATGTCTACGGTGCGTTGGGCTGCAATGGCTTGGGCGTGACCCGTGGCACGGCGACCGGAAAGTTGCTCGGCGACTGGTTGGCAGGCCAACGCAATGAATTGATCCAGTTCGTCCTCGACACGCCTGGACCCAGTGCCAACCCCCCGGCGCCGCTGGTGTCGCTGGGGCTCAATTTCAATCTGAAGTGGGGGCAATACCGCGCCGGGCAAGAAAGCTGA
- a CDS encoding MFS transporter, which yields MTTNTVSIEDVPLNRFHQWLTVRSGGGSFVDGYVLSIIGVAMVQMTAGLSLDSFWQGMIAASALIGIFFGGFLGGWLTDRFGRKRVFFVGPTLFILASLSQFWVESAMALFLLRFVVGVAVGIEYPVATSLLVEFLPKRNRGPRLATLTILWFAGAAFAYMLGDFLLRQGGDDAWRLVLASPALIGALLFVVRIGTPESPRWLLSKGRAEQADAVIRSVYGNDFSLRNLPEEPEQQTLSFRSLLHSGYGKRMMFVAVFWSCSVIPVFAVYAFAPKVLGALNLKGDWASFGSVAITLLFVVGCIIATRLINGMGRRSMLIHSFFWSGLALLGLGVFHAGAEWLILALFGAYALFIGGAQVLQLVYPNELFPTEIRANAVGVGTSLSRVGAAIGTWLVPIVLDRYGIAFTMYAAAAVTLLGLVVSWALAPETRSLNLQQAASLS from the coding sequence ATGACAACGAATACTGTATCAATCGAAGACGTACCGCTTAATCGCTTTCATCAGTGGCTCACCGTGCGTTCCGGCGGTGGCTCTTTCGTCGATGGTTACGTGCTGAGCATCATCGGTGTCGCCATGGTGCAGATGACCGCCGGACTGTCGTTGGACAGCTTCTGGCAGGGCATGATTGCCGCGTCGGCGCTGATCGGCATTTTCTTCGGTGGTTTCCTGGGCGGCTGGCTGACCGACCGTTTCGGTCGCAAGCGGGTGTTCTTCGTCGGTCCGACCCTGTTCATTCTCGCTTCGCTCAGCCAGTTCTGGGTGGAGTCGGCAATGGCGCTGTTCCTGCTGCGCTTCGTGGTGGGCGTCGCGGTCGGTATCGAGTACCCGGTAGCGACTTCGCTGCTGGTCGAGTTTCTGCCCAAGCGCAACCGCGGTCCGCGCCTGGCCACGTTGACCATCCTGTGGTTCGCCGGTGCCGCCTTCGCCTACATGCTCGGCGATTTCCTCTTGCGCCAAGGGGGCGACGATGCCTGGCGTCTGGTGCTGGCCAGCCCGGCGTTGATCGGCGCGCTGCTGTTCGTGGTGCGCATCGGCACGCCCGAGTCGCCACGCTGGTTGCTCAGCAAAGGGCGAGCGGAGCAAGCCGACGCCGTGATTCGCAGCGTATACGGCAACGATTTCAGCCTGCGCAACCTGCCCGAGGAGCCCGAGCAGCAGACGCTGTCGTTTCGCAGCCTGCTGCACTCGGGCTACGGCAAACGCATGATGTTCGTCGCCGTGTTCTGGTCCTGCTCGGTGATCCCGGTGTTCGCCGTGTACGCCTTCGCGCCCAAGGTGCTCGGCGCGCTCAACCTGAAAGGAGACTGGGCCTCGTTCGGCTCGGTGGCGATCACCTTGCTGTTCGTGGTCGGGTGCATCATCGCCACGCGCCTGATCAATGGCATGGGCCGGCGCAGCATGCTGATCCACAGCTTCTTCTGGTCGGGCCTGGCATTGCTGGGACTGGGCGTTTTCCACGCCGGCGCCGAGTGGCTGATCCTCGCCTTGTTCGGTGCCTATGCGCTGTTCATCGGTGGAGCCCAGGTCCTGCAACTGGTGTACCCCAACGAACTGTTCCCCACCGAGATCCGCGCCAACGCCGTCGGCGTGGGGACGTCGCTGTCACGGGTCGGTGCGGCTATCGGTACCTGGCTGGTGCCGATCGTGCTCGATCGCTACGGCATCGCCTTCACCATGTACGCCGCTGCGGCGGTCACCTTGCTCGGCCTGGTCGTGTCCTGGGCGCTGGCGCCTGAAACCCGTTCGCTGAATCTGCAGCAAGCAGCCTCGCTGAGCTGA